A genomic stretch from Sphingomonas faeni includes:
- a CDS encoding PepSY-associated TM helix domain-containing protein, which yields MSKLAMRRAWFQVHKWIGLALAILIIPLSLSGAALVWHDALDRIVDPARYAVTGKTVVGPDSYVAAARAVLKHGERIATLTMPEDGGPVIVAASAVSAPSRPGPPQRTMVYLDPPTARVLEVSPSNGGLVRFLHVLHGSLQLPGVGRSIVGWIGVAMMVSCFTGLWLWWPTVGKWTRGLRFRRHRDVETNLHHLFGFWIALPLFVLSLTGAWISFPQFFGKITGEALRPRSGPDRGAIMRARPLASPAQPLAVAIGKARGIVDNAPLRSVAWPTSLSADWTVTFQGRGSPIGVKVADDTGGATAAPARPQGGVARWMRRIHDGTDMGALWQAIIFLGGILPAVLAVTGVIMWWRARGWKAELAARRAA from the coding sequence ATGAGCAAGCTGGCGATGCGACGGGCGTGGTTCCAGGTCCACAAGTGGATCGGGCTGGCGCTGGCGATCCTGATCATTCCGCTGTCGCTGAGCGGCGCGGCGCTGGTGTGGCACGACGCGCTCGACCGGATCGTCGATCCGGCGCGCTATGCAGTTACCGGAAAGACCGTGGTCGGGCCCGACAGCTATGTCGCGGCGGCGCGCGCGGTGCTAAAACATGGCGAGCGGATCGCGACGCTGACGATGCCCGAAGACGGCGGCCCCGTGATCGTCGCTGCAAGCGCGGTCAGTGCGCCTTCCCGGCCGGGGCCGCCGCAACGAACGATGGTGTATCTCGATCCGCCGACCGCGCGCGTGCTGGAGGTGTCGCCGTCGAACGGCGGGCTCGTCCGGTTCCTCCATGTCCTGCACGGGAGCCTGCAACTGCCCGGCGTCGGCCGCTCGATCGTCGGCTGGATCGGCGTGGCGATGATGGTGTCGTGCTTCACCGGGCTCTGGCTGTGGTGGCCGACGGTCGGCAAATGGACGCGCGGGCTTCGGTTCAGGCGGCACCGCGACGTCGAGACCAACCTGCACCATCTGTTTGGCTTCTGGATCGCGCTACCGCTGTTCGTGCTGTCGCTGACCGGCGCGTGGATTTCGTTTCCGCAGTTCTTCGGGAAGATCACGGGCGAGGCATTGCGGCCGAGAAGCGGGCCCGATCGTGGAGCGATAATGCGGGCGCGGCCCTTGGCGTCGCCCGCGCAGCCGCTGGCGGTGGCGATCGGCAAGGCGCGGGGTATCGTCGATAATGCACCGTTGCGGAGCGTCGCGTGGCCGACCAGCCTCAGCGCCGATTGGACAGTTACGTTTCAGGGTAGGGGCTCGCCGATCGGCGTGAAGGTGGCCGACGACACCGGCGGCGCGACCGCGGCACCCGCGCGACCTCAGGGTGGCGTAGCGCGGTGGATGCGACGGATCCACGATGGCACCGACATGGGCGCGCTGTGGCAGGCGATCATTTTTCTGGGCGGGATCTTGCCGGCCGTGCTGGCGGTGACCGGAGTGATCATGTGGTGGCGTGCGCGTGGGTGGAAGGCGGAACTGGCAGCACGACGCGCGGCATAA
- a CDS encoding ribbon-helix-helix domain-containing protein: MTAGGGVTPPAGGFHGPVKRSITIAGHQTSISLEPVFWQALEAAATRLSLPLSALVAEIDAIRIVADDPPNLASALRSWLFSNAA, from the coding sequence GTGACCGCGGGCGGTGGTGTTACGCCGCCTGCGGGTGGGTTCCACGGACCCGTCAAACGCTCGATCACGATCGCCGGCCACCAGACCTCAATCAGCCTCGAACCGGTCTTCTGGCAAGCGCTAGAGGCCGCTGCGACGCGTCTTTCATTGCCCCTGTCTGCACTCGTCGCGGAGATCGACGCGATCCGCATCGTAGCCGACGATCCGCCCAATCTGGCTAGCGCCTTGAGATCATGGCTATTCTCGAATGCCGCATGA
- a CDS encoding PAS domain-containing protein, producing the protein MTTARGVEGGRTAGVAGVALVGATAGTVDGDARDSADAGVNDVMFDLGGDERRMHVRAYNHWVSLLDGHPYPPIANLEPETITDFGPHSVLLDFSHGMGDPKIAYLGRALREECGLEGPIATIADVPNRSLLSRLTDHYLQIIANRAPIGFEAEFVSSRGRTTLYRGILMPFASGGETIDFIFGVINWKELADADLQAMLSAELDAAVRATPEVSGDAAQVWADGPSGGFASAAPVMQDLVLDEPLPSDTLPSDTLPSDTLPSGTVPTGPLGEQLAMARENAAHFRAAEARSRAALHRALGRAHDFAVAAEHEGDDLAALLSTACLPGEAAAMAQIVKLVFGANFDAGRLATFTDVLRHARRLHVPIGGLPSFLDGYDGDLTAIATAERAAA; encoded by the coding sequence ATGACGACGGCACGCGGCGTAGAGGGCGGACGCACAGCGGGCGTGGCTGGCGTTGCGCTTGTGGGCGCGACGGCGGGAACCGTAGATGGCGATGCGCGCGATTCGGCGGACGCGGGCGTCAACGACGTTATGTTCGATCTCGGCGGCGACGAGCGTCGGATGCATGTGCGTGCTTATAATCACTGGGTGTCGCTGCTCGACGGACACCCCTATCCGCCGATCGCGAACCTCGAGCCCGAGACGATCACCGATTTCGGCCCGCACAGCGTGCTGCTCGATTTCAGCCACGGCATGGGCGACCCGAAGATCGCGTATCTCGGTCGCGCCCTGCGCGAGGAATGCGGGCTGGAGGGGCCGATCGCGACGATCGCCGACGTGCCGAACCGGTCGTTGCTGTCGCGGCTGACCGATCATTACCTCCAGATCATCGCCAATCGCGCGCCTATCGGGTTCGAGGCGGAATTCGTCAGCAGCCGGGGGCGCACGACGCTGTACCGTGGGATCCTGATGCCGTTCGCATCGGGCGGCGAGACGATCGACTTCATCTTCGGCGTGATCAACTGGAAGGAACTCGCGGACGCCGACCTGCAGGCGATGCTGTCGGCCGAGTTGGACGCCGCCGTCCGCGCGACGCCGGAGGTCTCGGGCGACGCCGCGCAGGTCTGGGCCGATGGACCGAGCGGTGGCTTCGCGAGCGCGGCGCCGGTCATGCAGGATCTCGTGCTCGACGAACCCCTGCCCTCGGATACGCTGCCCTCGGATACGCTGCCCTCGGATACGCTGCCCTCGGGGACAGTGCCGACCGGACCGCTGGGCGAGCAACTGGCGATGGCGCGTGAAAACGCCGCGCATTTCCGTGCCGCCGAAGCCCGCAGCCGCGCCGCGCTCCACCGGGCATTGGGCCGGGCCCATGATTTTGCCGTCGCGGCCGAGCATGAAGGCGACGATCTCGCTGCCCTGCTGTCCACCGCGTGCCTGCCGGGCGAGGCTGCGGCGATGGCGCAGATCGTCAAACTCGTCTTCGGCGCCAATTTCGATGCGGGCCGACTCGCGACGTTCACCGACGTGCTGCGGCATGCCCGGCGTCTCCATGTGCCGATCGGCGGGCTGCCGAGCTTTCTCGACGGCTATGATGGCGACCTGACCGCGATCGCCACCGCGGAGCGCGCCGCGGCTTAG
- a CDS encoding TonB-dependent receptor — MSGFSSRSSAAPAFLALSCVGFIASAPAYAADKPADSAKTYAVDDQDKQLVRDEIVVNGKTVPATTLESPKATRSLLDTTQTVTIIGDQTIRKQNLLTLRDVLQTIPGITFGAGEGGGGYGDSINLRGYSANNDITIDGVRDSAQYSRSETFNLQQVEVYNGANSVFGGGGSVGGTINLITKRPQAETLTVVSGGVGTDDYYRTTLDSNVRVSDLVAVRLNAVAHKNDIPGRDVENNKRWAVAPSLTVGIEGPTSLTLQYLHQEDENVPVYGVPYFRNAVNNGPLPGADNSGYYGIRNLDKQDITVDQATATVSHSFSDKVSIRNLSRWQRVQQDSLTSAPQGVFCLSTGFQPLPLTNVATTPLTCAAGQATPGSYYPSGPRGFVRNQENQILYNQTDLRSVFDTAGLEHTLVLGASISQEDYTIVTGNTLRTATGATVPQSPINLANPNTDYTGPFNFIQAGRSQGTTSNAAVYAFDTIKVIPQIEVNFGLRYEHAKGRFRADTFSVVPDATLGTYARGLNQTSDETLFSYRGGINFKPIETVSLYASYGNATTPTSATVRLGCGTLINAPAGQLDPCDVKPEKAVNYELGAKADLFSRKLQLTAAVFRNERTNYRVATNDPIVTTLGVNDGRSRVDGIALGASGSISHAFSIFANYTYLKAKIIQSVSNFCLANPGPVRTTTTTTNACGNSAAILDTQAGQALANTPKHSGSMFATYTLPFGLQLGYGLTYQGAFPLNQSALATPLAPTTVVTPVFHSADYLTHRAFLSYTVGNGLTAQLNVQNFTNEKYYTGIRNNGWATPGEARSVRLTLFYSL, encoded by the coding sequence ATGTCTGGTTTCTCGTCGCGTTCGTCTGCCGCGCCTGCATTTCTCGCGCTGTCCTGCGTAGGATTCATCGCCAGCGCCCCCGCCTACGCGGCCGATAAACCTGCTGATTCCGCGAAGACTTATGCGGTCGACGACCAGGATAAACAGCTCGTTCGCGACGAGATCGTCGTCAACGGCAAAACCGTGCCCGCGACGACGCTGGAGAGCCCGAAGGCCACGCGCAGCCTGCTCGACACCACGCAGACCGTCACGATCATCGGCGACCAGACGATCCGCAAGCAGAACCTTCTGACCTTGCGCGACGTTTTGCAGACGATTCCGGGCATCACCTTCGGCGCGGGCGAAGGTGGCGGCGGCTATGGCGACAGCATCAACCTGCGCGGCTATTCCGCCAACAACGACATCACGATCGACGGCGTCCGCGACAGCGCGCAGTATAGCCGCAGCGAGACGTTCAACCTGCAACAGGTCGAGGTCTATAACGGCGCGAACAGCGTGTTCGGCGGCGGCGGTTCGGTCGGCGGTACGATCAACCTCATCACGAAGCGCCCGCAGGCGGAGACGCTGACGGTCGTGTCGGGCGGCGTCGGCACCGACGATTACTACCGCACGACGCTCGACTCGAACGTCCGTGTCAGTGACTTGGTCGCGGTCCGCCTGAACGCAGTCGCGCACAAGAACGACATTCCCGGCCGCGACGTCGAGAACAACAAGCGTTGGGCGGTTGCCCCGTCGCTGACCGTCGGCATCGAGGGCCCGACGAGCCTGACGCTGCAATATCTGCATCAGGAGGACGAGAACGTCCCCGTCTACGGCGTGCCCTATTTCCGCAATGCGGTGAATAACGGGCCGCTGCCGGGGGCCGACAACTCTGGCTATTACGGCATCCGGAACCTCGACAAGCAGGACATCACCGTCGATCAGGCGACCGCGACGGTCAGCCACAGCTTCTCCGACAAGGTCTCGATCCGCAACCTCAGCCGCTGGCAGCGCGTGCAGCAGGACTCTCTGACGAGCGCGCCGCAGGGGGTGTTCTGCCTGTCGACCGGGTTCCAGCCGCTTCCCTTGACCAACGTCGCGACCACGCCGCTCACATGTGCGGCTGGCCAGGCCACACCCGGTTCCTATTATCCAAGTGGCCCGCGCGGCTTCGTACGGAACCAGGAGAACCAGATCCTCTATAACCAGACCGATCTCCGTTCGGTCTTCGATACTGCCGGGCTGGAGCATACGCTTGTCCTCGGCGCGTCGATCTCGCAGGAAGATTACACGATCGTCACGGGCAACACGCTGCGTACCGCGACCGGTGCGACGGTACCCCAGTCGCCAATTAACCTCGCCAATCCGAACACCGACTACACCGGCCCGTTCAACTTTATCCAGGCCGGCCGTTCGCAAGGCACCACCAGCAACGCCGCCGTCTACGCGTTCGACACGATCAAGGTGATCCCGCAGATCGAGGTCAATTTCGGCCTGCGCTACGAACATGCCAAGGGCCGCTTCCGCGCCGATACCTTCTCGGTCGTACCCGACGCGACGCTTGGCACCTATGCGCGCGGCCTGAACCAGACGAGTGACGAGACGCTGTTCTCGTACCGGGGCGGCATCAACTTCAAGCCGATCGAGACCGTCAGCCTGTACGCATCGTACGGCAACGCCACCACGCCAACGTCTGCGACCGTTCGACTCGGTTGCGGTACGTTGATCAATGCGCCCGCGGGACAGCTCGACCCGTGCGACGTAAAGCCGGAAAAGGCGGTGAACTACGAACTGGGCGCGAAGGCCGACCTGTTCTCGCGCAAGCTGCAACTGACCGCGGCGGTGTTCCGTAACGAGCGCACCAACTACCGCGTCGCCACGAATGACCCGATCGTCACGACGCTCGGCGTCAACGACGGCCGTTCGCGCGTCGACGGAATTGCGCTGGGCGCGAGCGGCAGCATTTCGCATGCCTTCTCGATCTTCGCCAACTACACGTATCTCAAGGCGAAGATCATCCAGAGCGTCTCGAACTTCTGTCTCGCCAATCCGGGTCCGGTGCGTACGACCACGACGACGACCAACGCCTGTGGCAACTCGGCCGCGATCCTCGATACGCAGGCAGGGCAGGCGCTCGCCAATACGCCCAAGCATTCGGGTAGCATGTTCGCGACCTACACGCTGCCGTTTGGCCTGCAGCTGGGCTACGGCCTGACCTATCAGGGTGCGTTCCCGTTGAACCAGAGTGCCTTGGCCACCCCGCTCGCGCCGACGACGGTGGTGACGCCGGTGTTCCATTCGGCGGATTACCTGACGCATCGCGCGTTCCTGTCCTACACCGTCGGCAACGGGCTGACCGCGCAGCTCAACGTGCAGAACTTCACCAACGAGAAATATTACACCGGCATCCGCAACAATGGCTGGGCGACGCCGGGCGAGGCGCGCTCGGTGCGGTTGACGCTGTTCTACAGCCTGTGA
- a CDS encoding Fe2+-dependent dioxygenase, whose amino-acid sequence MLIAIPDVLDAAGVTRVRALIDAADWIDGNATSGPQSALAKRNEQLPEDSAAAQQAGGIILDALGRSALFVAAALPLKVFPPLFNRYAGGQDFGLHIDNAIRMKRGTDFRIRSDLSATLFLADPETYDGGELVIEDQFGPQSVKLPAGHMVLYPASSLHRVTPVTRGVRTASFFWLQSMVRDDGARRILFDLDQGVQAVAATQGQGDPATVRLTGVYHNLLRRWADA is encoded by the coding sequence ATGTTGATCGCGATCCCCGACGTCCTCGATGCTGCCGGCGTCACCCGTGTCCGCGCGCTGATCGACGCGGCGGACTGGATCGACGGCAATGCCACGTCGGGGCCGCAATCTGCGCTGGCCAAGCGGAACGAGCAATTGCCCGAGGATTCGGCGGCCGCGCAGCAGGCTGGCGGGATAATCCTCGACGCGCTCGGCCGGTCCGCGCTGTTCGTTGCGGCCGCGCTTCCGCTGAAAGTGTTCCCGCCGCTGTTCAACCGGTACGCTGGCGGACAGGATTTCGGGCTTCACATCGACAACGCGATCCGGATGAAGCGCGGCACCGACTTTCGTATCCGCAGCGACCTGTCCGCAACGCTCTTCCTCGCCGATCCCGAGACCTATGACGGCGGCGAACTGGTGATCGAGGATCAGTTCGGGCCGCAGAGCGTCAAGCTGCCTGCGGGGCATATGGTGTTGTATCCGGCGTCGAGCCTGCACCGCGTCACGCCAGTCACTCGAGGAGTCCGCACCGCGTCGTTCTTCTGGCTGCAGTCGATGGTCCGCGACGACGGTGCGCGGCGGATCCTGTTCGATCTGGATCAGGGCGTGCAAGCGGTCGCGGCCACACAAGGCCAGGGCGATCCGGCGACCGTGCGGCTGACAGGGGTGTATCACAACCTCCTGCGCCGCTGGGCCGACGCTTGA
- a CDS encoding NAD-glutamate dehydrogenase translates to MANQSLKTLTETLAGRLTERALPGELKDFGAAEVAQAAAFVAATAAHRDDGAPAIAIEPISADDTRRRMRLAIVNDDMPFLVDSIAAAIGAQDIAVDRIIHPVVRTTRTPDGTLHAIDADGQGAGRPESMIYLEMERADARDRRGLIEDLTAVLADVRAAVTDWRAMQAALDDDIAKLPEGEGAALLQWFLDGHLTLLGHQVWHRDGSSGAALGIARNEHRVPILAEASRALAIEWFEAGNDAPLLLKSNLISTVHRAVPLDLVVVPVMEGATVAGLSIYSGLWTSAALAAMPRDVPVLRTRLAAMKAKFGFDPRGHAGKALTHAFTALPHDLVIAFAPDALEDLALTAMSLADRPRPALVLVQSALGRHLFGFVWLPRDDVTTSRRVAIGDMLAEAANASILNWSIALEDGEVAMIRYTLDLRGEGRMPDAAPLALRLQRMVRGWVSDVEAALIETLPPPRAARLALKWAAAFPQNYRNLSTPAEAAEDIQRIAALTDPDARGVRLVPSEAGADPQLKIYKLGGALPLSDAVPVLENFGFRVIGELPTRLRDDSVPFVHDFVLEANAAAQQSDASILEGAIAAVLEGAAENDAFNRLIVELGMRPEAIVLFRAWFRYLRQAGLPYGLTTVVDALRRAPKVAAALIARFTAVHHPDHPGNAIEADQAIEAGLDAVTAIDDDRILRAYRNLIAATLRTNAFTPAASEALAFKLDSHLIPGLPAPVPWREVWVYSPRVEGIHLRAGPVARGGLRWSDRRDDFRTEILGLMKAQRVKNAVIVPTGAKGGFYPKQLPAPSNRDAWLAEGTESYRIFIRTLLSITDNIVEGKVVHPDGVTILDGEDPYFVVAADKGTATFSDVANALALERGYWLGDAFASGGSVGYDHKAMGITAKGAWLSVQRHFAERGLDVQSESITVVGCGDMSGDVFGNGMLLSKTLKVIAAFDHRHIFLDPDPDPATSWDERNRMFALPRSSWADYDTALISKGGGVFARTDKVVKLSPEVQAALGVTVSEMEPGALISAILKAPADLLWFGGIGTYVKAASEANVAVGDPANDRLRVNAEDLRVIAIGEGANLGVTQAARIAFSARGGRINTDFIDNSAGVDCSDNEVNIKIALNREMIEGRLGYEDRNTLLASMTDDVAHLVLEDNRLQTLALSIAEADGAVAVPSYVRVIEIFEGAGRLDRAVEGLASNDILLRRGQDGLGLTRPELAVLLATAKLGLQDAIEHGDIAKDDALKPDLHAAFPAAMRERFATAIDEHRLRPEIVATKLANRIVNRLGILYPFELAEEEGAAMGDIAAMFVVAERLFDLPALWAEIETAVMPEAARIALFDEVAVATRSQIADLLRVSAPGTAPGDVLARLAKGITQLDSQTAALLLEEASAQSSRIAGQLEAVGAPGDLVRKVVRLFEMDGAVGLADLGQRMALDEAVLTRAFTHLGQALGLDWAQANAARISPTDPWERLLIAGLARDFQQLRLEFLARRGAQDPQGAVEAWLLANATRVAQFKAVIDRARHAAVPNAAMLAQIAGQARVLLGR, encoded by the coding sequence ATGGCGAACCAATCGTTGAAAACGCTCACCGAAACCCTTGCGGGCCGGTTGACCGAACGGGCCCTTCCGGGCGAACTCAAGGACTTCGGGGCAGCGGAGGTCGCGCAGGCCGCGGCGTTCGTGGCCGCGACCGCTGCGCACCGCGACGACGGTGCGCCGGCGATCGCGATCGAGCCGATCAGTGCGGACGACACGCGGCGGCGCATGCGCCTCGCGATCGTCAACGACGACATGCCGTTCCTGGTCGATTCGATCGCTGCGGCAATCGGCGCGCAGGATATCGCGGTCGATCGGATCATCCACCCCGTCGTCCGAACGACGCGGACGCCCGATGGCACGCTGCACGCGATCGACGCGGACGGCCAGGGCGCAGGCCGCCCCGAATCGATGATCTATCTGGAGATGGAGCGCGCCGACGCACGCGACCGTCGCGGACTGATCGAGGACCTGACCGCGGTGCTGGCCGACGTCCGCGCGGCGGTGACCGACTGGCGCGCGATGCAGGCCGCGCTCGACGACGATATCGCCAAGCTGCCCGAGGGCGAAGGCGCGGCATTGCTGCAGTGGTTCCTCGACGGGCATCTTACGCTGCTCGGCCATCAGGTCTGGCATCGCGACGGCAGCAGCGGCGCGGCGCTCGGTATTGCGCGCAACGAACACCGCGTGCCGATCCTCGCCGAAGCCTCGCGTGCGCTGGCGATCGAGTGGTTCGAGGCGGGCAACGATGCGCCGTTGCTGCTGAAGTCGAATTTGATCTCGACGGTGCACCGCGCCGTGCCGCTCGACCTCGTTGTCGTGCCGGTGATGGAGGGCGCGACGGTTGCCGGGCTGTCGATCTACAGCGGCCTGTGGACCAGCGCCGCGCTGGCCGCTATGCCGCGCGACGTGCCGGTGCTGCGCACGCGCCTCGCCGCGATGAAGGCCAAGTTCGGGTTCGATCCGCGCGGTCATGCGGGCAAGGCGCTGACGCATGCGTTCACCGCGCTGCCGCACGACCTGGTGATCGCGTTCGCACCCGATGCGCTGGAAGACCTCGCGCTGACCGCGATGAGCCTCGCGGATCGGCCGCGGCCCGCGCTCGTCTTGGTCCAGTCGGCGCTCGGGCGTCATTTGTTCGGGTTCGTCTGGCTACCGCGCGACGACGTCACCACCAGCCGCCGCGTCGCGATCGGCGACATGCTGGCCGAGGCGGCGAATGCGAGCATCCTGAACTGGTCGATCGCGCTGGAGGACGGCGAGGTCGCGATGATCCGCTACACGCTCGATCTGCGCGGCGAGGGACGGATGCCCGACGCCGCGCCGCTCGCGCTCCGGTTGCAGCGGATGGTGCGCGGCTGGGTGTCCGACGTCGAGGCAGCCTTGATCGAGACGTTGCCGCCCCCGCGCGCCGCGCGGCTTGCGCTGAAATGGGCGGCCGCGTTCCCCCAGAATTACCGCAACCTCAGCACGCCTGCCGAGGCCGCCGAGGATATCCAGCGGATCGCCGCGCTGACCGACCCGGATGCGCGTGGTGTGCGTCTCGTACCCAGCGAAGCCGGCGCCGATCCGCAGCTTAAGATCTACAAGCTCGGCGGCGCGTTGCCGCTGTCCGACGCCGTCCCGGTGCTGGAGAATTTTGGCTTCCGCGTGATCGGCGAATTGCCGACGCGGTTGCGCGACGACAGCGTGCCGTTCGTGCATGATTTCGTGCTGGAGGCGAACGCCGCCGCGCAGCAGAGCGACGCGAGCATCCTGGAAGGCGCGATCGCGGCGGTGCTGGAGGGCGCGGCCGAGAATGATGCGTTCAACCGGCTGATCGTCGAACTCGGCATGCGTCCCGAGGCGATCGTGCTGTTCCGCGCGTGGTTCCGGTATCTGCGCCAGGCGGGACTTCCGTACGGGCTGACCACCGTGGTGGACGCGCTGCGACGTGCACCAAAGGTCGCCGCCGCCCTGATCGCGCGCTTCACCGCGGTCCATCATCCCGATCATCCGGGCAATGCGATCGAGGCGGACCAGGCGATCGAAGCGGGCCTCGACGCGGTCACTGCGATCGACGACGACCGTATCCTGCGCGCCTATCGCAACCTGATCGCGGCGACATTGCGCACCAACGCGTTCACGCCTGCCGCGTCGGAAGCGCTCGCGTTCAAGCTCGACAGCCATCTGATCCCCGGCCTCCCTGCCCCCGTGCCGTGGCGCGAAGTGTGGGTCTATTCGCCTCGTGTCGAAGGCATCCACCTCCGCGCCGGCCCGGTCGCGCGTGGCGGCCTGCGCTGGTCCGATCGTCGCGACGATTTTCGCACCGAGATTCTCGGGCTGATGAAGGCGCAGCGCGTCAAGAACGCCGTCATCGTGCCGACCGGTGCGAAGGGTGGCTTCTATCCAAAACAACTCCCTGCCCCGTCGAACCGCGATGCATGGTTGGCCGAGGGCACCGAGAGCTACCGGATCTTCATCCGCACCTTGCTGTCGATCACCGACAACATCGTCGAGGGCAAGGTGGTCCATCCCGACGGCGTGACGATCCTCGACGGCGAGGACCCGTATTTCGTGGTCGCCGCCGACAAGGGCACCGCGACGTTCAGCGACGTGGCGAACGCGCTCGCACTCGAACGCGGCTATTGGCTGGGCGACGCGTTCGCCTCCGGTGGCTCGGTCGGCTACGACCACAAGGCGATGGGGATCACTGCCAAGGGCGCGTGGCTCAGCGTGCAGCGGCACTTCGCCGAACGCGGCCTCGACGTGCAGAGCGAGAGCATCACCGTCGTCGGTTGCGGCGACATGTCGGGCGACGTGTTCGGCAACGGCATGCTGCTATCGAAGACGCTGAAGGTCATCGCGGCGTTCGATCACCGCCACATCTTCCTCGATCCCGATCCCGATCCCGCGACCAGCTGGGACGAGCGCAACCGGATGTTCGCGCTGCCGCGGTCGAGCTGGGCAGATTACGACACCGCGCTCATCTCGAAGGGCGGCGGCGTGTTCGCGCGCACCGACAAGGTCGTGAAACTCTCGCCGGAAGTCCAAGCTGCGCTCGGCGTGACCGTGAGCGAGATGGAGCCCGGCGCACTGATCTCTGCGATCCTCAAGGCGCCGGCCGACCTGCTCTGGTTCGGCGGCATCGGCACCTATGTGAAGGCCGCGTCCGAGGCGAACGTCGCGGTCGGCGATCCGGCCAACGACCGGTTGCGCGTCAATGCCGAGGATTTGCGCGTGATCGCGATCGGCGAGGGCGCGAACCTGGGCGTCACGCAGGCGGCGCGCATCGCGTTCTCGGCGCGCGGCGGGCGGATCAACACCGACTTCATCGACAATTCGGCAGGCGTCGACTGCTCGGATAACGAGGTGAACATCAAGATCGCGCTCAACCGCGAGATGATCGAGGGGCGCCTGGGGTACGAGGACCGCAATACGCTGCTCGCCAGCATGACCGACGACGTCGCGCATCTGGTGCTGGAGGACAACCGCCTCCAGACGCTCGCGCTGTCGATAGCCGAGGCGGACGGCGCGGTCGCGGTGCCGAGCTATGTGCGCGTGATCGAGATATTCGAGGGCGCGGGCCGGCTCGATCGGGCGGTCGAGGGGCTCGCGTCGAACGACATCCTGCTCCGTCGCGGACAGGACGGGCTGGGCCTTACGCGTCCCGAACTCGCCGTGCTGCTGGCAACCGCCAAGCTCGGGTTGCAGGATGCGATCGAGCATGGCGACATCGCCAAGGACGATGCGCTCAAGCCCGATCTGCACGCCGCTTTCCCGGCGGCGATGCGCGAGCGTTTCGCGACGGCAATCGACGAGCACCGGCTGCGGCCCGAGATCGTCGCGACCAAGCTCGCCAACCGAATCGTCAACCGGCTGGGGATCCTCTACCCGTTCGAGCTGGCGGAAGAGGAAGGCGCGGCGATGGGCGATATCGCGGCGATGTTCGTCGTCGCCGAACGCCTGTTCGACCTACCCGCCTTGTGGGCGGAGATCGAGACGGCGGTGATGCCCGAGGCGGCGCGGATCGCGCTGTTCGACGAGGTGGCGGTCGCGACCCGCTCGCAGATCGCCGATCTGTTGCGCGTGTCGGCGCCGGGCACTGCGCCGGGCGACGTGCTCGCACGGCTGGCAAAGGGGATCACGCAGCTCGACAGCCAGACCGCGGCATTGCTGCTCGAAGAGGCGAGCGCGCAGAGCAGCCGCATCGCGGGCCAGCTCGAAGCGGTCGGCGCGCCCGGTGATCTTGTGCGGAAGGTTGTCCGCCTGTTCGAGATGGATGGCGCGGTCGGGCTGGCCGATCTTGGGCAGCGGATGGCGCTCGACGAGGCGGTCCTCACGCGCGCGTTCACGCATCTCGGGCAGGCGCTGGGGCTGGATTGGGCGCAGGCGAACGCGGCGCGGATCAGCCCGACCGATCCTTGGGAGCGGTTGCTGATCGCCGGTCTCGCGCGTGATTTCCAGCAGTTGCGGCTGGAGTTCCTGGCGCGCCGCGGGGCGCAGGATCCGCAGGGTGCGGTGGAGGCTTGGCTGCTGGCGAACGCCACCCGCGTCGCGCAGTTCAAGGCAGTCATCGACCGCGCGCGTCATGCGGCGGTTCCCAACGCGGCGATGCTGGCGCAGATCGCCGGGCAAGCGCGCGTGTTGTTGGGGCGGTAA